From Glycine max cultivar Williams 82 chromosome 11, Glycine_max_v4.0, whole genome shotgun sequence, the proteins below share one genomic window:
- the LOC100788457 gene encoding uncharacterized protein isoform X1, which produces MVNRRRLTRVATSDDEDEAPPRPQRTRKRMRLIEEDNDDDENEEEKEEEVPEPPQLAEDAKPLGQPVRVSGKGRGRKRHHDSFEFDGIQYTLEDPVLLVPEEKGQKPYVAIIKDITQSINGNVKVTGQWFYRPEEAEKKGGGNWQSCDTRELFYSFHRDDVPAEAVMHKCVVHFVPRHKQLPKRKDHPGFIVQKVYDTVERKLWRLTDKDYEEFKQQEIDVLVEKTQQRIGELLDLEPEEAPDDDGDQLKNKKSFRRKSVSPLDVSKEEEETLKSEQHPKSETPTGCITNGSEYYRILVDFNALTGDSHRDKWLERLLQRIQYMCDSNDSKERDKGLGNANSDEINNESKHRSSESATDCQDKVQKSSKSFNWPDVAVSAMVALEKASHDALSSDSMKYNQKLRQLAFNFQKNAVLARRLLSGELEPSKILNMTPNELKEGLVAEEKTKEPDETQHLQMTDARCSKCMDCKVGLREIIQAGNNERYQLECVSCGHSWYASRDEVSMPTIDASDPKGNIGTAP; this is translated from the exons ATGGTGAATCGTCGACGCCTCACTCGGGTGGCGACGAGCGACGATGAAGACGAAGCACCGCCGCGTCCACAACGCACGCGGAAGAGGATGAGGCTTATCGAGGAAGATAACGATGATGacgagaatgaagaagaaaaagaagaggagGTGCCGGAGCCGCCTCAGCTTGCGGAGGACGCTAAACCTCTTGGCCAACCCGTTAGGGTTTCGGGAAAAGGAAGAGGCAGGAAGAGGCACCATGATTCCTTCGAGTTCGATGGCATCCAATATACTCTC GAGGATCCCGTTCTTCTTGTACCCGAGGAGAAAGGCCAAAAGCCTTATGTTGCAATTATTAAG GACATTACACAGTCTATCAATGGCAACGTGAAAGTGACGGGGCAGTGGTTTTACCGACCAGAAGAAGCTGAGAAAAAAGGTGGTGGAAACTGGCAATCGTGTGATACCAGAGAGCTGTTTTATAGTTTCCACCGTGACGATGTTCCTGCAGAGGCTGTTATGCACAAGTGTGTGGTGCATTTTGTTCCCAGACACAAACAGCTTCCAAAGCGTAAGGATCACCCCGGGTTTATTGTACAGAAGGTGTATGACACTGTGGAAAGAAAACTCTGGAGGCTGACTGATAAGGATTATGAGGAATTTAAGCAGCAAGAGATTGATGTGCTTGTTGAGAAGACTCAGCAACGTATTGGTGAACTACTTGACCTTGAGCCCGAGGAAGCCCCTGATGACGATGGGgatcaattgaaaaataaaaaaagcttcAGGAGAAAGAGTGTTTCACCTCTTGATGTTTCAAAAGAGGAGGAAGAAACTCTTAAGAGTGAACAACATCCAAAATCTGAAACACCAACGGGTTGCATAACTAATGGTTCAGAGTATTATCGGATATTGGTAGATTTCAATGCACTAACTGGAGATAGCCATCGAGACAAATGGTTGGAGAGGTTGCTTCAACGCATTCAGTACATGTGTGATTCTAATGATAGCAAAGAAAGGGACAAAGGATTAGGGAATGCCAATTCTGATGAAATCAACAATGAAAGCAAGCATAGAAGTTCAGAATCAGCAACTGACTGTCAAGATAAGGTTCAGAAG AGTTCCAAGTCTTTTAACTGGCCAGATGTTGCTGTTTCAGCCATGGTTGCTCTCGAAAAAGCTTCTCATGATGCTCTCTCATCAGATTCTATGAAGTACAACCAAAAGTTGCGGCAATTAGCTTTTAATTTCCAG AAAAATGCAGTGTTAGCACGCCGTCTATTGAGTGGAGAGTTGGAGccttcaaaaatattaaatatgacaCCCAATGAATTAAAG GAGGGTTTGGTTGCTGAGGAAAAAACCAAGGAGCCTGACGAGACCCAGCACTTGCAA ATGACAGATGCCCGCTGCTCAAAATGTATGGATTGTAAGGTGGGCTTGAGAGAGATTATCCAAGCTGGAAATAATGAACGTTATCAG CTGGAATGTGTTTCCTGTGGTCATTCCTGGTATGCCTCCCGGGATGAGGTGTCTATGCCGACCATAGATGCATCAGATCCAAAGGGAAACATAGGCACAGCGCCATAG
- the LOC100788457 gene encoding uncharacterized protein isoform X2, whose product MVNRRRLTRVATSDDEDEAPPRPQRTRKRMRLIEEDNDDDENEEEKEEEVPEPPQLAEDAKPLGQPVRVSGKGRGRKRHHDSFEFDGIQYTLEDPVLLVPEEKGQKPYVAIIKDITQSINGNVKVTGQWFYRPEEAEKKGGGNWQSCDTRELFYSFHRDDVPAEAVMHKCVVHFVPRHKQLPKRKDHPGFIVQKVYDTVERKLWRLTDKDYEEFKQQEIDVLVEKTQQRIGELLDLEPEEAPDDDGDQLKNKKSFRRKSVSPLDVSKEEEETLKSEQHPKSETPTGCITNGSEYYRILVDFNALTGDSHRDKWLERLLQRIQYMCDSNDSKERDKGLGNANSDEINNESKHRSSESATDCQDKVQKSSKSFNWPDVAVSAMVALEKASHDALSSDSMKYNQKLRQLAFNFQKNAVLARRLLSGELEPSKILNMTPNELKFRRVWLLRKKPRSLTRPSTCK is encoded by the exons ATGGTGAATCGTCGACGCCTCACTCGGGTGGCGACGAGCGACGATGAAGACGAAGCACCGCCGCGTCCACAACGCACGCGGAAGAGGATGAGGCTTATCGAGGAAGATAACGATGATGacgagaatgaagaagaaaaagaagaggagGTGCCGGAGCCGCCTCAGCTTGCGGAGGACGCTAAACCTCTTGGCCAACCCGTTAGGGTTTCGGGAAAAGGAAGAGGCAGGAAGAGGCACCATGATTCCTTCGAGTTCGATGGCATCCAATATACTCTC GAGGATCCCGTTCTTCTTGTACCCGAGGAGAAAGGCCAAAAGCCTTATGTTGCAATTATTAAG GACATTACACAGTCTATCAATGGCAACGTGAAAGTGACGGGGCAGTGGTTTTACCGACCAGAAGAAGCTGAGAAAAAAGGTGGTGGAAACTGGCAATCGTGTGATACCAGAGAGCTGTTTTATAGTTTCCACCGTGACGATGTTCCTGCAGAGGCTGTTATGCACAAGTGTGTGGTGCATTTTGTTCCCAGACACAAACAGCTTCCAAAGCGTAAGGATCACCCCGGGTTTATTGTACAGAAGGTGTATGACACTGTGGAAAGAAAACTCTGGAGGCTGACTGATAAGGATTATGAGGAATTTAAGCAGCAAGAGATTGATGTGCTTGTTGAGAAGACTCAGCAACGTATTGGTGAACTACTTGACCTTGAGCCCGAGGAAGCCCCTGATGACGATGGGgatcaattgaaaaataaaaaaagcttcAGGAGAAAGAGTGTTTCACCTCTTGATGTTTCAAAAGAGGAGGAAGAAACTCTTAAGAGTGAACAACATCCAAAATCTGAAACACCAACGGGTTGCATAACTAATGGTTCAGAGTATTATCGGATATTGGTAGATTTCAATGCACTAACTGGAGATAGCCATCGAGACAAATGGTTGGAGAGGTTGCTTCAACGCATTCAGTACATGTGTGATTCTAATGATAGCAAAGAAAGGGACAAAGGATTAGGGAATGCCAATTCTGATGAAATCAACAATGAAAGCAAGCATAGAAGTTCAGAATCAGCAACTGACTGTCAAGATAAGGTTCAGAAG AGTTCCAAGTCTTTTAACTGGCCAGATGTTGCTGTTTCAGCCATGGTTGCTCTCGAAAAAGCTTCTCATGATGCTCTCTCATCAGATTCTATGAAGTACAACCAAAAGTTGCGGCAATTAGCTTTTAATTTCCAG AAAAATGCAGTGTTAGCACGCCGTCTATTGAGTGGAGAGTTGGAGccttcaaaaatattaaatatgacaCCCAATGAATTAAAG TTCAGGAGGGTTTGGTTGCTGAGGAAAAAACCAAGGAGCCTGACGAGACCCAGCACTTGCAA ATGA
- the LOC100788457 gene encoding uncharacterized protein isoform X3 produces the protein MVNRRRLTRVATSDDEDEAPPRPQRTRKRMRLIEEDNDDDENEEEKEEEVPEPPQLAEDAKPLGQPVRVSGKGRGRKRHHDSFEFDGIQYTLEDPVLLVPEEKGQKPYVAIIKDITQSINGNVKVTGQWFYRPEEAEKKGGGNWQSCDTRELFYSFHRDDVPAEAVMHKCVVHFVPRHKQLPKRKDHPGFIVQKVYDTVERKLWRLTDKDYEEFKQQEIDVLVEKTQQRIGELLDLEPEEAPDDDGDQLKNKKSFRRKSVSPLDVSKEEEETLKSEQHPKSETPTGCITNGSEYYRILVDFNALTGDSHRDKWLERLLQRIQYMCDSNDSKERDKGLGNANSDEINNESKHRSSESATDCQDKVQKSSKSFNWPDVAVSAMVALEKASHDALSSDSMKYNQKLRQLAFNFQSNVPMIAH, from the exons ATGGTGAATCGTCGACGCCTCACTCGGGTGGCGACGAGCGACGATGAAGACGAAGCACCGCCGCGTCCACAACGCACGCGGAAGAGGATGAGGCTTATCGAGGAAGATAACGATGATGacgagaatgaagaagaaaaagaagaggagGTGCCGGAGCCGCCTCAGCTTGCGGAGGACGCTAAACCTCTTGGCCAACCCGTTAGGGTTTCGGGAAAAGGAAGAGGCAGGAAGAGGCACCATGATTCCTTCGAGTTCGATGGCATCCAATATACTCTC GAGGATCCCGTTCTTCTTGTACCCGAGGAGAAAGGCCAAAAGCCTTATGTTGCAATTATTAAG GACATTACACAGTCTATCAATGGCAACGTGAAAGTGACGGGGCAGTGGTTTTACCGACCAGAAGAAGCTGAGAAAAAAGGTGGTGGAAACTGGCAATCGTGTGATACCAGAGAGCTGTTTTATAGTTTCCACCGTGACGATGTTCCTGCAGAGGCTGTTATGCACAAGTGTGTGGTGCATTTTGTTCCCAGACACAAACAGCTTCCAAAGCGTAAGGATCACCCCGGGTTTATTGTACAGAAGGTGTATGACACTGTGGAAAGAAAACTCTGGAGGCTGACTGATAAGGATTATGAGGAATTTAAGCAGCAAGAGATTGATGTGCTTGTTGAGAAGACTCAGCAACGTATTGGTGAACTACTTGACCTTGAGCCCGAGGAAGCCCCTGATGACGATGGGgatcaattgaaaaataaaaaaagcttcAGGAGAAAGAGTGTTTCACCTCTTGATGTTTCAAAAGAGGAGGAAGAAACTCTTAAGAGTGAACAACATCCAAAATCTGAAACACCAACGGGTTGCATAACTAATGGTTCAGAGTATTATCGGATATTGGTAGATTTCAATGCACTAACTGGAGATAGCCATCGAGACAAATGGTTGGAGAGGTTGCTTCAACGCATTCAGTACATGTGTGATTCTAATGATAGCAAAGAAAGGGACAAAGGATTAGGGAATGCCAATTCTGATGAAATCAACAATGAAAGCAAGCATAGAAGTTCAGAATCAGCAACTGACTGTCAAGATAAGGTTCAGAAG AGTTCCAAGTCTTTTAACTGGCCAGATGTTGCTGTTTCAGCCATGGTTGCTCTCGAAAAAGCTTCTCATGATGCTCTCTCATCAGATTCTATGAAGTACAACCAAAAGTTGCGGCAATTAGCTTTTAATTTCCAG TCCAATGTCCCGATGATTGCACACTAG